A region from the Nonlabens sp. YIK11 genome encodes:
- a CDS encoding sensor histidine kinase produces the protein MNPLLKRQIRKLLPEDLRDREDLQAFLKAVGDSYDNLEDQFKMTQRAMTISSDELFEANQSLREESEQQQKLLERLQAVINSVNPQKGDLEDVESIQDIEQGSLADYISNQAEQLIAVNKNQERLLKELALQNQELNDYAHIVSHDLKSPLRSIEALVSWLKEDYENELGTAGKQQIDLIVTHLEKMDALIQGILSYSSIDKEDRKEHAIDLNKLVAETVELLHVPSSIKVKIHTLPTITADRFKIQQLFQNLLGNAVDNMDKVNGRIDVIARKLDQGIQFEIKDNGKGIHRDYFGKIFQVFQKLEDDSLSTGIGLSIVKKIVNFYDGTIWLDSEVDKGTTFYFTLPKTL, from the coding sequence ATGAATCCATTGCTTAAGAGACAGATCAGGAAACTACTGCCCGAAGACCTTCGGGATAGGGAAGACCTGCAGGCATTTCTTAAGGCAGTTGGTGACTCCTATGACAATCTGGAAGATCAATTCAAAATGACTCAGCGCGCCATGACCATAAGCTCTGACGAACTTTTTGAGGCCAACCAGTCGTTACGAGAAGAATCAGAACAGCAACAAAAGCTACTGGAACGCTTACAAGCCGTCATCAACAGCGTGAACCCGCAAAAGGGTGACCTTGAAGATGTGGAAAGTATTCAAGACATTGAACAAGGTAGCCTGGCAGATTATATAAGCAATCAGGCAGAGCAGCTCATCGCCGTCAATAAAAATCAGGAGCGATTATTAAAAGAACTCGCCTTGCAAAATCAAGAATTGAATGACTATGCACACATTGTTTCCCACGATTTAAAATCTCCTTTGCGCAGTATCGAGGCTCTGGTCAGTTGGTTGAAAGAAGACTATGAAAATGAATTGGGAACCGCTGGAAAGCAGCAAATCGATTTGATCGTGACCCATTTAGAGAAGATGGATGCCTTGATTCAAGGGATTTTGAGCTATTCTTCCATTGATAAGGAAGACCGCAAGGAACACGCTATTGACCTCAATAAGCTGGTGGCCGAAACCGTTGAGCTGCTTCACGTGCCCAGTTCTATCAAGGTAAAAATCCATACGTTGCCCACCATTACCGCAGATCGATTCAAGATACAGCAACTCTTCCAGAATTTACTGGGAAATGCCGTGGACAATATGGATAAAGTGAACGGTCGCATCGATGTTATTGCCAGGAAGCTGGATCAAGGCATTCAGTTTGAGATCAAGGATAATGGCAAGGGAATTCACAGGGATTATTTTGGTAAGATATTTCAGGTGTTTCAAAAGCTGGAAGACGATTCGCTCAGTACTGGTATTGGGCTTTCTATCGTCAAAAAAATCGTCAACTTTTATGATGGTACCATCTGGCTGGACAGCGAGGTGGACAAGGGCACCACATTCTATTTCACTTTACCTAAAACGCTTTAA
- a CDS encoding LytR/AlgR family response regulator transcription factor, translating to MKCIIVDDEAAARTIVGHLCSQTDNLKVLEEFPNAMQAIKFLNKNEVDLIFLDIHMPDFTGFDFIDTLKNPPKIILTTSDKNFAIEAFSYECIVDYLVKPITLPRFQKAVLKAENFVTPVEDLPVATQKTKVDPAEKEMYVNIDRRLIKIEFDKVQLIEAKGDYILIKTEDKNYTVHSTLKKIQEKLPDSSFLKVHRSYIINFRKIIDIEDNSVLIAKNVVPISRSNRPELMKRLNLL from the coding sequence TTGAAGTGTATCATTGTAGATGACGAGGCAGCAGCTAGAACGATTGTAGGCCATTTGTGCAGCCAGACCGATAATTTGAAGGTGCTGGAAGAGTTTCCCAACGCGATGCAGGCCATCAAGTTCTTGAACAAGAATGAAGTAGATCTCATCTTTTTGGATATTCACATGCCAGACTTTACGGGTTTTGACTTTATCGATACGCTTAAAAACCCGCCGAAGATCATCTTGACTACATCTGATAAGAACTTTGCCATAGAGGCTTTTAGTTATGAATGTATTGTCGATTATCTGGTAAAACCCATCACACTGCCCAGATTTCAAAAAGCAGTGCTCAAGGCAGAGAATTTTGTAACACCTGTGGAAGATCTTCCTGTGGCTACACAAAAGACCAAAGTAGATCCAGCAGAAAAGGAAATGTATGTCAACATCGATCGCCGTTTGATCAAAATCGAATTTGACAAGGTCCAACTCATAGAGGCAAAAGGTGATTACATTCTAATTAAAACCGAGGATAAAAACTACACGGTACATTCCACACTCAAAAAAATCCAGGAAAAACTTCCTGACAGTAGCTTTTTAAAAGTTCACCGATCCTACATCATCAACTTTAGAAAAATCATTGATATTGAGGATAACAGCGTACTCATCGCAAAAAATGTGGTGCCCATAAGCAGGTCCAACAGACCTGAGTTGATGAAACGATTGAATTTGCTGTAA
- a CDS encoding Hpt domain-containing protein, which translates to MEQPNLDYINELSGGDAAFEDKLILVIKTEWPEEVQEYEMNMENSAFAKAALNVHKIKHKLGIVGLVEGYELAVQYELDLKAGNTSQKESFQTVLDRVTHFINQL; encoded by the coding sequence ATGGAGCAACCCAATCTCGATTATATCAACGAACTTTCTGGCGGCGATGCGGCCTTTGAAGACAAACTGATTCTTGTTATCAAGACAGAATGGCCTGAAGAGGTCCAGGAATACGAGATGAATATGGAGAATTCCGCTTTCGCGAAAGCGGCACTCAACGTACACAAAATCAAACATAAATTAGGCATTGTGGGATTGGTTGAAGGCTATGAACTAGCGGTGCAATATGAGCTCGACCTCAAAGCTGGGAACACGTCCCAAAAAGAGTCGTTCCAAACCGTTCTGGACCGCGTCACCCATTTCATAAATCAATTGTAA
- a CDS encoding FIST signal transduction protein gives MKTVQLQRGKNEDWIYIGDRQQLTVPMVLIFGNRFLLEDPGLLSEVRALFPDGELVFASSSGDLVAGAVNDEHITITAIEFEKTQFQIKRINIKDFDDSAAAGDAVVSLLNTTGLRHVFVISEGSSVNGSALTKAMQSRLPSTLITGGLCADGDRFERTLASYNESPKEGEIIVIGFYGESFEASFSIYGGWKPFGPERVITRSKGNVLYEIDGKPALDLYKKYLGDKAKDLPGSALIYPLNVQLEGNKQSFVRTILNIDEENNAMILAGDVPEKSKVQLMMSTMDDIAAASETAAIRAMEGRRQPPQLAILISCIGRKLVLDQRVEEEVEEVMDVIGSNVVITGMYSYGEIAPFYGERECRLHNQTMTITLISE, from the coding sequence ATGAAAACTGTTCAGCTACAACGTGGGAAGAATGAGGACTGGATTTACATAGGAGACCGTCAGCAATTGACCGTTCCTATGGTGCTCATCTTTGGGAATAGGTTTTTACTGGAAGATCCTGGGTTGTTGAGTGAGGTTAGAGCGTTATTTCCAGATGGCGAGTTAGTATTTGCTTCTTCCAGTGGTGATCTTGTGGCAGGTGCCGTCAACGACGAGCATATCACCATTACCGCGATCGAGTTTGAAAAGACTCAGTTTCAAATTAAAAGAATCAACATCAAGGATTTTGATGACTCAGCAGCTGCAGGTGATGCGGTGGTGTCTCTTTTAAATACCACAGGGTTGCGTCACGTATTTGTCATTTCTGAAGGTAGTAGCGTCAACGGCTCTGCCTTGACTAAAGCCATGCAATCCAGATTGCCCAGCACGTTGATAACTGGCGGACTTTGCGCAGATGGTGATAGGTTTGAGCGTACGCTGGCTTCCTACAATGAATCGCCTAAGGAAGGCGAGATCATAGTCATTGGTTTTTATGGAGAAAGTTTTGAAGCTTCCTTTTCTATCTATGGCGGCTGGAAACCATTTGGTCCAGAAAGAGTGATTACTAGATCAAAAGGAAATGTACTGTATGAAATCGACGGCAAACCAGCCTTGGATCTGTATAAAAAATACTTAGGCGATAAAGCCAAGGACCTTCCAGGATCTGCACTGATTTATCCTTTGAATGTACAATTGGAAGGTAACAAGCAATCCTTTGTACGCACCATTCTCAATATTGATGAGGAAAATAACGCCATGATTCTGGCAGGTGATGTTCCAGAAAAATCCAAGGTCCAACTTATGATGAGTACCATGGATGATATCGCTGCGGCGTCAGAGACTGCCGCCATTAGAGCCATGGAAGGAAGGCGACAGCCACCACAACTAGCCATATTGATAAGCTGTATAGGCCGCAAATTGGTTTTGGATCAGCGAGTGGAAGAAGAAGTAGAAGAAGTCATGGATGTCATAGGAAGTAATGTGGTCATCACAGGAATGTACTCCTATGGCGAGATTGCTCCGTTTTATGGTGAGCGAGAATGCAGGCTGCACAATCAGACCATGACCATTACCTTAATAAGCGAGTAG